From one Nitrosococcus halophilus Nc 4 genomic stretch:
- a CDS encoding IS1634 family transposase: MAEAYQSQTLDHLGLVASMFDELGLGEGLDEQIPQDREQRKVSVGQAVKALVLNGLGFVNQRLYLVPRFFENKPTERLMGPGVEPAHLNDDTLGRALDTLYAHDVTALYAVLSAQAAKRLGLEGRFGQLDSTSFHVDGDYNSAEEPQARVIHITRGYSRDHRPDLNQVVLNLMTEHQAGLPLFMQPLNGNSEDKAQFKQVVEAHLEQLCQASPLEYLVADSALYTQATLQSLGERKWITRVPATLKEAQRVLTSTPSEPMNVLDEDYRYQERVSTYADIEQRWLLVESTPARQRALKTVNRQVLKESGKEAQDFQRLCQQTFACSSDAQQALEQFQATLKFTTVEEGAVEALPAYDKPGRPATGQPPTTVRFRLRGALASAPQTREALLTRKSRFIVATNELDAHQLPPAELLTAYKQQSQVERGFRFMKDPLFLASSLFLKSPQRIMALMMVMTLSLLVYAALEYRMRQALTQHQQTFPDQKGQPTSKPTARWVFQCFVGIHVLIVQQSQTYVLNLHDHHRGLLAILGPPYETLYS; the protein is encoded by the coding sequence ATGGCCGAAGCATACCAGAGCCAGACTTTAGACCATTTAGGGTTAGTGGCCTCAATGTTTGATGAATTGGGTCTGGGCGAGGGTTTGGATGAACAGATCCCGCAGGATCGAGAGCAGCGAAAAGTCTCGGTAGGTCAAGCGGTGAAAGCCCTGGTGCTCAATGGGCTAGGGTTTGTTAATCAACGGCTTTATCTGGTGCCGCGTTTTTTTGAGAACAAGCCTACCGAGCGACTGATGGGTCCGGGGGTGGAACCGGCCCATTTAAATGACGACACCCTGGGACGTGCCTTGGACACATTGTATGCCCATGATGTGACCGCTCTGTATGCGGTACTGAGTGCTCAGGCGGCAAAGCGGCTAGGATTAGAGGGCCGCTTTGGGCAGCTGGATAGCACGAGTTTTCATGTCGATGGAGACTATAACAGCGCCGAGGAACCGCAAGCCAGGGTCATTCATATTACCCGGGGCTACAGCCGTGATCACCGCCCCGACCTTAATCAAGTGGTGCTGAACTTGATGACCGAACACCAGGCAGGATTACCCCTTTTCATGCAGCCGCTCAATGGCAACAGCGAAGATAAGGCCCAGTTTAAGCAAGTGGTCGAAGCCCACCTAGAGCAACTTTGCCAGGCCAGCCCCCTTGAATACCTGGTCGCCGATAGTGCCTTGTACACCCAAGCCACGCTCCAAAGTCTGGGTGAGCGCAAGTGGATCACCCGGGTGCCCGCCACCTTGAAAGAAGCACAGAGGGTGCTGACCTCCACCCCCTCAGAGCCCATGAACGTCCTGGATGAGGATTATCGCTACCAAGAACGGGTCTCCACCTACGCCGACATCGAACAGCGTTGGTTGCTGGTCGAATCCACGCCGGCCCGCCAGCGGGCACTGAAGACCGTTAACCGCCAGGTGTTGAAAGAAAGCGGCAAAGAAGCCCAGGATTTCCAGCGCCTTTGCCAACAAACGTTTGCCTGCTCCAGCGATGCCCAACAGGCGCTCGAACAGTTTCAAGCCACCCTCAAGTTCACCACCGTAGAGGAAGGCGCCGTTGAAGCGCTTCCCGCTTATGACAAGCCAGGACGACCGGCGACCGGACAACCTCCCACCACGGTCCGCTTTCGCCTGCGCGGAGCACTGGCCTCAGCTCCCCAGACCCGCGAAGCGCTGCTCACCCGCAAAAGTCGCTTTATTGTGGCCACCAACGAACTCGATGCCCACCAACTCCCACCGGCTGAACTGCTGACCGCTTACAAGCAACAGAGCCAAGTAGAGCGTGGCTTTCGCTTTATGAAGGACCCCTTGTTTCTCGCCTCTTCGCTGTTTCTCAAATCCCCTCAGCGTATTATGGCCCTGATGATGGTCATGACCTTGTCTCTGCTCGTCTACGCCGCCCTGGAGTATCGGATGCGCCAGGCCCTCACCCAACATCAACAGACTTTCCCCGACCAAAAAGGTCAACCCACTTCCAAACCTACTGCCCGTTGGGTCTTTCAGTGCTTTGTCGGCATCCATGTATTAATTGTGCAACAGAGCCAGACCTACGTCCTCAATCTCCACGACCACCACCGAGGCCTCTTGGCGATCTTAGGTCCCCCTTATGAAACCCTTTATTCTTGA
- the cas2 gene encoding CRISPR-associated endonuclease Cas2, translated as MPDNARRLHLICYDIACPRRLGRIHRYLKGRAAPVQYSVFVAKLNRREISLLAARLAHRIHPRKDDIRIYPLPEKLALQRLGRGAFPEGIYLFAGGVEDFLEALEQNEQLTR; from the coding sequence ATGCCGGACAATGCCAGACGTTTGCATTTGATTTGCTATGATATCGCTTGTCCGAGGCGGCTCGGCCGGATTCATCGCTATCTCAAAGGCCGGGCCGCGCCGGTGCAGTACTCGGTTTTCGTGGCTAAGCTGAATCGCCGGGAGATCAGCCTCTTGGCGGCCCGATTGGCCCACCGGATTCATCCCCGCAAGGATGATATTCGCATTTACCCTCTGCCGGAGAAACTGGCCCTCCAGCGCTTGGGCAGGGGGGCTTTTCCGGAGGGAATTTACCTCTTTGCCGGCGGTGTGGAAGACTTTCTGGAAGCCCTTGAGCAGAACGAGCAACTAACGAGGTGA
- a CDS encoding TIGR02710 family CRISPR-associated CARF protein, producing MTTILICTVGGSHQPIVTTIQEARPDFVCFICTGRDLATEKPGSEVQIVGQGNIIKANPNDRSPTLPNIPTQAGLQADQYELCIVPADDLEEGVEVILRKLAELRERFPGARLMADYTGGTKTMTAALVMAALEGEETELRLVTGARADLLKVRDGTQRSAAASVENLRLQRAIATHLAAWRRFGYGEAAQGLNALPMPRDRQWRAELQIAQDLSLGYDAWDRFDHGTARRYLSLYRARIGPVAGLQLKFLDLLTLEETDPRREPAQLLDLWLNAERRAAQGRYDDAVARAYRLLEWTAQWLLRTGCDLDTSDIREEQLVEGVSIIRNRKGKWQAALLAAWDLVAHYLGGEAREFAQAQREVLQDHIQIRNQSILAHGYRAVSQGDWESLAGWMSTAFLPLLRAKAEEAGVRLSPLQLPTRPFWREGMV from the coding sequence ATGACCACCATTTTAATCTGCACCGTGGGCGGCTCCCATCAACCCATTGTCACTACTATCCAAGAAGCCCGCCCCGACTTTGTTTGCTTTATCTGCACGGGCAGAGATCTGGCCACGGAAAAACCCGGATCGGAGGTGCAGATTGTAGGGCAGGGTAATATCATCAAAGCCAATCCCAACGACCGCTCCCCTACCTTGCCTAATATCCCTACTCAAGCGGGTCTCCAAGCCGATCAGTATGAGCTTTGTATCGTTCCGGCGGATGATCTGGAAGAGGGGGTAGAGGTAATTTTACGGAAGTTGGCCGAGCTGCGGGAGCGTTTTCCTGGAGCCCGCTTGATGGCGGATTACACCGGCGGCACCAAGACCATGACCGCGGCCCTGGTCATGGCGGCCCTGGAGGGGGAGGAGACCGAGTTGCGGCTGGTCACCGGCGCCCGAGCCGATTTGCTTAAGGTTCGGGACGGAACCCAACGGAGTGCGGCGGCTAGTGTGGAAAATCTCCGCTTGCAGCGGGCCATCGCAACCCATTTGGCCGCTTGGCGGCGTTTTGGTTATGGGGAAGCGGCTCAAGGTTTGAACGCATTGCCCATGCCGCGGGATCGGCAATGGCGGGCGGAACTCCAAATCGCCCAGGATCTCAGCCTGGGTTATGACGCCTGGGATCGCTTCGATCATGGGACTGCGCGGCGATACCTGTCTCTTTACCGGGCGCGGATTGGGCCGGTGGCTGGTTTACAGCTTAAATTTCTCGATTTGTTGACCCTGGAGGAAACGGACCCGCGCCGGGAACCCGCTCAACTTCTGGATTTGTGGCTCAACGCCGAACGGCGGGCGGCCCAGGGCCGTTACGACGACGCCGTCGCCCGTGCTTACCGGCTGTTGGAATGGACCGCCCAATGGCTGCTGCGGACGGGTTGCGATTTGGATACCTCGGATATCCGGGAAGAACAGCTTGTTGAGGGCGTGAGCATCATCCGCAACCGGAAGGGAAAGTGGCAGGCGGCTTTGTTGGCGGCCTGGGATCTGGTGGCCCATTATCTTGGCGGGGAGGCGCGGGAATTTGCCCAGGCGCAACGGGAAGTGTTGCAGGATCATATCCAGATTCGCAATCAATCCATTCTGGCCCATGGCTATAGGGCCGTGAGCCAGGGGGATTGGGAATCATTGGCTGGGTGGATGAGTACTGCCTTTTTGCCCCTGCTCCGGGCCAAAGCCGAGGAAGCGGGGGTAAGGTTGTCCCCGCTCCAGTTGCCCACCCGCCCCTTTTGGCGGGAGGGTATGGTTTGA
- the cas2 gene encoding CRISPR-associated endonuclease Cas2: MASRQLYLAAYDIASATRLRQALYCLKKYATGGQKSVFECYLTKTERRKLLREMEGIIDAEEDRFLLLRLDPRSRVRTLGIAVKPVDPAFFYVG; encoded by the coding sequence ATGGCATCTCGACAGCTTTATCTTGCTGCTTATGACATTGCCAGCGCGACTCGTCTGCGCCAGGCTTTGTATTGTTTGAAAAAGTACGCTACGGGTGGGCAAAAATCTGTCTTTGAGTGTTACCTCACGAAAACCGAGCGACGGAAGCTGTTGCGTGAGATGGAAGGAATCATTGATGCCGAAGAGGACCGGTTTTTGCTATTGCGTCTCGACCCTCGCAGTCGGGTTAGAACCTTGGGTATCGCGGTAAAGCCCGTGGACCCGGCATTTTTTTATGTGGGTTGA
- a CDS encoding Uma2 family endonuclease, whose translation MPTVASQAGRAANSLPAKHLITVEAYRKMGEAGIFSPEARVELIEGEIFDRAPIGSEHASMVKRINEGWVSALRGRAIVSVQDPVVLGDLSEPQPDLALLRRREDFYAGCHPSREDILLIVEISDTSARYDREVKVPLYARHDIPEAWLMDLQQQRLEVYYGPKAGEYQHIDFYREGVVSPQAFPDLKLSFAGLGWK comes from the coding sequence ATGCCTACTGTTGCATCCCAGGCGGGTCGAGCCGCGAACTCATTACCTGCAAAGCACCTCATCACTGTCGAGGCTTATCGCAAAATGGGAGAAGCCGGTATTTTTTCGCCCGAGGCGCGAGTGGAATTAATTGAAGGGGAGATCTTCGATAGGGCGCCCATTGGAAGCGAACATGCCTCCATGGTGAAAAGGATCAACGAAGGGTGGGTATCTGCTTTGCGGGGACGGGCTATTGTTTCCGTTCAAGATCCCGTGGTGCTAGGGGATCTCTCGGAACCGCAACCTGATCTTGCCCTGTTGCGGAGGAGGGAGGACTTTTACGCGGGATGTCATCCGAGCAGGGAAGATATTCTCCTTATCGTCGAAATCTCAGACACGTCCGCGCGTTATGATCGAGAGGTCAAGGTGCCCCTCTACGCCCGCCATGATATACCCGAAGCCTGGTTGATGGATCTCCAGCAACAACGCTTGGAAGTCTATTATGGCCCGAAAGCAGGTGAGTACCAGCATATTGATTTTTACCGAGAAGGGGTAGTTTCGCCCCAGGCTTTTCCCGATCTCAAACTGTCATTTGCCGGCTTGGGTTGGAAATAG
- a CDS encoding Card1-like endonuclease domain-containing protein: MVHEIHLALVSRQATPNITPALDPDFRPREVALLVSPDMIRQADALTEVLSAYGLKVSRWPIENAWDIEHVRDRVLDFLAGREGEAVALNATGGTKPMSIAAYEAFRALERPIFYVHPEKDRVVWLYPHGESHDLGDRVKLPAFLQAHGARLEKQGGNQGVSPARRELTNRLVNDVKCLAPALTTLNWAAAQAQKGLVSPPLNPAQRRNPLLLDLIGRFEEEGLLAWEGDGLRFPDEEARAYVNGGWFEDHVYGVIFGLRARMQSKGRSIQDFGRHLQVSRRVGRELVRNELDVAFLADNRLYIIECKTQRFDNSAPGPGSRGAAALYKLDALKDLLGGLQGRAMLVTYQVLPPVDRQRARDLNIQVCSGAETSGLGKKIEAWVQ; encoded by the coding sequence ATGGTCCATGAAATTCATCTGGCGCTCGTTTCCCGGCAGGCAACGCCCAATATTACTCCGGCCTTGGACCCGGATTTCCGGCCACGGGAAGTGGCGTTGCTGGTCAGCCCGGATATGATCCGGCAAGCGGACGCCTTGACGGAGGTGCTCTCCGCCTATGGTCTGAAGGTTTCTCGCTGGCCCATTGAGAATGCATGGGACATTGAGCATGTGCGGGATCGGGTGCTGGATTTCCTCGCCGGAAGGGAGGGGGAGGCGGTCGCCCTCAACGCCACCGGCGGCACCAAACCCATGAGCATTGCCGCCTACGAAGCCTTCCGCGCGTTGGAACGGCCTATCTTTTATGTGCACCCGGAGAAGGACCGGGTGGTCTGGCTTTATCCTCATGGGGAATCCCATGATTTGGGTGACCGGGTAAAGTTGCCGGCTTTTTTGCAGGCCCATGGGGCTCGTTTGGAGAAACAGGGCGGCAACCAGGGGGTATCCCCAGCGCGGCGCGAACTGACTAACCGCTTGGTCAACGATGTCAAATGCCTGGCTCCCGCCCTAACCACCCTCAATTGGGCGGCCGCCCAAGCCCAGAAGGGGTTGGTATCGCCGCCGTTAAACCCGGCGCAGCGGAGAAATCCCCTACTTTTGGATCTCATCGGCCGCTTCGAAGAGGAAGGGCTGCTGGCATGGGAGGGCGATGGGCTACGCTTTCCTGATGAGGAAGCCCGCGCTTATGTCAATGGGGGTTGGTTTGAGGATCATGTGTATGGGGTGATCTTTGGTTTGCGGGCTCGGATGCAATCCAAAGGACGTTCTATTCAGGATTTTGGCCGCCACCTTCAAGTTTCCCGCCGAGTGGGTAGGGAGTTAGTGAGAAACGAGCTAGATGTGGCTTTCCTGGCCGATAACCGTCTATATATCATCGAATGCAAAACCCAGCGTTTTGATAATAGCGCCCCTGGGCCGGGCAGCAGAGGTGCCGCTGCCCTCTACAAGCTCGATGCCCTCAAGGATCTCCTCGGAGGGTTGCAGGGGCGGGCAATGTTGGTGACCTATCAAGTTTTGCCTCCCGTGGACCGACAAAGGGCCAGGGATTTGAACATTCAGGTCTGTAGCGGCGCCGAGACCTCTGGGCTGGGCAAAAAAATTGAGGCTTGGGTGCAGTAG
- a CDS encoding REP-associated tyrosine transposase, protein MPNYRRLYIEGGAYFFTVVTYERRPLFADEDTVLQLKQAFRHVKAQLPFVMEAIVVLPDHFHAVWRLPPGDSDYSERWRRIKYRFSLQFEGLSSCSSSRRRRREKRVWQRRFWEHILRDEEDYRRHLDYIHYNPVKHGYAVAPREWPYSSFRRFVQWGVYSPDWGESMPHSLQGLELE, encoded by the coding sequence ATGCCTAATTACCGACGGTTATATATAGAAGGCGGCGCCTATTTTTTTACTGTGGTGACCTATGAACGCCGTCCATTATTTGCTGATGAGGACACTGTGCTCCAATTGAAGCAGGCGTTTCGCCATGTCAAGGCTCAACTGCCGTTCGTGATGGAGGCTATTGTGGTATTGCCCGATCATTTTCACGCGGTGTGGAGGTTGCCGCCGGGAGACAGCGATTATTCGGAGCGTTGGCGCCGGATCAAATATCGTTTCTCGCTTCAGTTTGAGGGCCTCTCGTCATGTTCCTCTTCCCGGCGTCGCCGTCGCGAGAAGAGGGTATGGCAGCGCCGCTTTTGGGAACATATTCTCCGTGATGAGGAAGATTACCGCCGGCATTTGGATTACATTCATTATAACCCGGTTAAGCATGGTTACGCGGTGGCGCCTAGGGAATGGCCCTATAGTAGCTTTAGACGTTTTGTGCAGTGGGGAGTGTATTCGCCGGATTGGGGAGAGTCTATGCCCCATTCCCTTCAAGGTTTGGAGCTAGAGTGA
- the cas1 gene encoding CRISPR-associated endonuclease Cas1, with product MEMTTLYLDRKGLELVRDGGRMMLYPAGIAGSGIPLTGISRVVIRGDVTLSSGLLGVLAEQGVGVLMLSGRHGRRTACLLGRPHADVARRLGQYRLFFDPRQRLAWSWRLIAAKLTAQHRGLEQALAGRPDQRRVLTGALRSIESIRDKVKDAENLEVLNGYEGAAAAAYFRGYGALFPLELTFSKRTRRPPTDPVNACLSLAYTLVHFEGVQACQGAGLDPFLGFFHQPAYGRESLACDLIEPLRPRIDNWVWRLFRQRTLRADNFRQEDSACLLGKAGRQRFYRDYEATAPAWRRWLRQQSRIMARRVLALSPQEILPAVKEPRS from the coding sequence ATGGAGATGACAACCTTATATCTTGATCGCAAGGGCCTGGAACTGGTCCGGGACGGGGGTAGGATGATGCTTTACCCGGCAGGGATCGCGGGTAGCGGAATTCCGTTGACGGGTATCAGCCGGGTGGTGATCCGGGGTGATGTGACTCTGAGCAGCGGTTTGTTGGGGGTTCTGGCGGAACAGGGGGTGGGCGTGCTGATGCTGAGCGGCCGCCATGGCCGCCGCACCGCCTGTCTTTTGGGCCGGCCCCACGCCGATGTGGCCCGGCGTTTAGGGCAATACCGGCTGTTTTTTGATCCGCGCCAACGCCTGGCCTGGTCCTGGCGTCTCATCGCCGCCAAGTTGACGGCTCAGCATCGGGGTCTGGAGCAGGCTTTGGCCGGCCGGCCCGATCAGCGCCGGGTCTTGACCGGCGCCCTGAGGAGTATCGAATCGATCCGGGATAAGGTCAAAGATGCCGAGAACCTGGAGGTGCTGAATGGTTACGAAGGGGCGGCAGCGGCGGCTTATTTTCGCGGCTATGGTGCTTTGTTTCCGCTGGAGCTGACCTTTAGCAAGCGGACCCGGCGGCCGCCCACGGATCCGGTCAATGCTTGTCTTTCCCTGGCCTATACCCTGGTCCATTTTGAGGGGGTGCAGGCTTGTCAGGGGGCGGGGCTGGATCCCTTCCTGGGATTTTTTCACCAGCCGGCCTATGGCCGCGAGTCCCTGGCCTGCGATCTGATAGAGCCCCTGCGTCCCCGGATTGATAATTGGGTGTGGCGGTTGTTCCGTCAGCGGACTCTGCGGGCGGATAACTTTCGGCAAGAGGATTCGGCCTGCCTGCTGGGCAAGGCCGGGCGGCAGCGTTTCTACCGGGACTACGAAGCCACCGCTCCCGCCTGGCGGCGCTGGCTGCGGCAACAGTCCAGAATCATGGCTCGCCGGGTCTTGGCGCTCAGTCCCCAGGAGATTTTGCCGGCAGTAAAGGAGCCCCGGTCATGA